GGAGAAACAAGCTCCTCAGGTGTAAACGCAAGAACTTCAAGGGATGTATCTATCTTCATCGCCTTGCGCGAAAGATCCATAAGGATTTCCATTTCGGGTCTTCCGCGAAAATCCGGTGAAACAATGGCTAAATCAATATCGCTGAACTCCGTAGCTTTGCCGCTGACATAAGAACCAAACAAAATGGCTTGCTCCACGCGATAAGATTTACGAACCTCTTTAACAAAGGCCTTAATAATCGTTTTTATTTGATTTTTGGTTTTAACCATTTTACGAACTCCTGTGTTTTTGCGAGCATATCTTTTGCACTTACTGCCGTACATATTTTCGATAATTCATCCTTATATTCTCCATATCTCGTCTTGATGTAGAATGGATTTAAATCAGCCAGTAGAAGCCTTTGCCCATCGGTCATACTTCTCATTAAATCAGATTCCTCTGCCAAACGGAGGAGATTGTGT
The window above is part of the Deltaproteobacteria bacterium genome. Proteins encoded here:
- a CDS encoding HEPN domain-containing protein — its product is MRSVTKQWVERADYDLETAKFLFKGGRYLYVAFMCQQCIEKTLKAYITSKEKSPPLIHNLLRLAEESDLMRSMTDGQRLLLADLNPFYIKTRYGEYKDELSKICTAVSAKDMLAKTQEFVKWLKPKIK
- a CDS encoding nucleotidyltransferase domain-containing protein encodes the protein MVKTKNQIKTIIKAFVKEVRKSYRVEQAILFGSYVSGKATEFSDIDLAIVSPDFRGRPEMEILMDLSRKAMKIDTSLEVLAFTPEELVSPDPLSFSYQVKKTGLPLAA